CAGGAACGTAGAAGCCCTCGGACGGAGGTTGAGTTTCAGATCCATCAAAACCCCTTTGCCGCAGCTTCGGTTTCAGATCCGTCCATGGCGTCCGATGGATCTTCAGTTTCAGATCCGTCAAACACCAAATCGGGCCCTTCAGCCCCGTCGTCGCCTATGAACGGTGGAACACCGTGAACCACGAGCCGACGACCAATTGCGTCGTAATCAACCCAGTCCGGCGGTGTTTCAGGGATGACGGTGTCCATTTTTTCGGAGGGATGCGGAGGGAGACTGAGTGAGGCGAAGAGGGAGAGGAGTAATGAGAGAGATGTTGTCTAGAGTGAGAGAGATGTTGtcgagagtgagagagagagtcgaGAGTGAGAGAGTTGAATCGAGAGTGAGAGAGTTGACTGCAAACCCTAATGtttgcattttctttttttttaagtgtAAATAATGgcattttttgtaaaatttgctAAACATAAAGGGTAATTTTGATGTCCAAAAATGGTAAGTgagaagagtgactcttattggGGGACATCCCgaaaaggaaattagcgactcttattcggggacggagggagtactacgtagtactatttttattcTTCTTCTCGGCTGAAGCTCTGTTCCTTTATCTCTTTTTCAACTTTCAAATGGATTCAGTAATTACCTTTTTCTCGGACTTACAAACTTTTAGCAACTTACTATACTGATTCAGCCCATAATATTTGTAACATAGTACTATTAAAAAACTCAAATTCAGCCCATAATAATTCGTACTATAGAATATATTATTGAAAAACTCAGaggtcatgtttggttgtcaggattGTGTATGATAAaataatctgattccttaaattttgaatttctatgtttgtttcgatttttaatcaaactgagaaagtaatcagaatcccgaaacaaggaaagttagtacataACTCTCCGggttctgaatcctaacttttcttaggtattctatTTCCcaattttaggattcttacatatttaatgcaatatagtataattttattattattgtattaattaatattttaaaaatactttaaattataaatcatacttaactttagtataataaatattattattaaaattatcataattataactatattattataatatttatatataattgttattatcataataataattaataatttattaaataattaaaatataattatataatataaattatacaataataaataattattattttataaattaattattaattaataaaaccgtacggaaattttaaattataaaatttaaaaattatatctttaaatattttagttacaataataataattatatattattatatattagatggatggggagtgatcaattgctaactacttagcaatcacaaattaagatcaaatcttagccattagattatgagatctagtggttgaaattaaaaaattattaaacaaacttaaagggtattaatgtcatttctctctcatcaaaatcagctTAAAACTTTACaaaaatatatatcaaattaaacataattttataaggattccaacgagatctcaattgcatatgttccgacgatattcgggtgatgaaatttgattaattatatttcaattttcgtacatgttgataagcagattttatcaacaaatgcaaaaaaaaatctcaatatagtgtatgcaaaatctcaatataattatgtaaaatatcaataaaattgtgttaatattttcttgtacttgtgttgatattctcatgtcatattgttgatatttgtaatacaatatgttgatataaaaaaacacccacgaaaattatcatatgataacataatgacgatattacccttttgttgatattttgtcaactatttattgaaatttgtgagctttagagcatccacatccgtgctcttgccaacgagtacggatgtgggcccagacccacttttactccctactcttagacaagagcacaacacccacatccgtgctcttccgcaaggacatgctcaagggtcccaccattctattattaaatttaaataaaaatattttcacaatattaaaatgcattaaaaataactggaataatattacaaattacaaaaaaattacataattaaaattctaaaaattaaaattttcttcattaaagtcttacaaattaaaaattacataatttaaaccTAAAAATTgcattattatattcataaaattaaaaagtcccactactcgtggccgaattttgcccaaatggatgatgaatgtgtgtatttataaatgattttgggattaaattttaaaaaaaattcaaataaatggtaataaaatctgtatatttttgggaaccccaaaatatttttttttatttttggtattattttttatttttttaaaaaaagaaaaaaaaatgccaACGACCAATAGAAACGCGTCACGTCGCCCTACTCGCTGGCACgaacgtgctcttagctaagagcagcgctgtgccagcggcaagagcgcatcggcggacagcggtgtcgtgccgctggcacggacggacggacagcGGTGTGTTctccgctgtggatgctcttaatctcatccactcaattcaaaatctaagggtgtagatttagtcttagttttggattatggtgttataagcatTAGAAGATGACCCTTAGATGGATaattcatatttaaactatgcatcgtaaaataaatataataatagtaataagtagtatatttttagatagtgtttaaatcaaatataaaatttaaaatcttgatattttccaaacataagaaagtaaagttattaggaatcacATTTTCTGGATTCATTTTTCGGATAATAGTTTttcttgccaactttactttcccgtcaaccaaacatgaccAAAATGAATGAGTAAAAATCATCTTTTGATTTTACAAACTTTataaacaataaattttatgCTCCACAAACATAAGTAGTACTATGAAAAAGGGGCAGGGCTGGCCCAGTTTCAATGGGATTTGTCTACCTGATTTATTAAAAAGTGGGCTTCAGCAAACACTATAATGGGCCGTTTCGGGCTTCAAATCTGTAGTATTATTATATAGATGATAattgaaaattataaattaacaatttaaattgGATAACATGTTGTTGATGTCACATTCCAACTTCAATATAGTTCATATGTAACATTAACATACGACACTATCATCAGACACAAAATTAAAGTAATCGGATTAATCGTGACAACAAAGTGGAAGCTTGTCAATCAAATCCAAACTTGTTTTTCAAATGCtggaatttattattttaggttggacatatttgttgtttatttattgtattttgcCTCAGTTATGAATTATTTGCATGACCTTTTGGGCCCATATGGTATGAGATGTAGATGCATCTCGCAAAAATCTCCTTAAATAGTGACAAAAAATAAGTACTTTGTCCTCCATATTACAAGCAAGGTCGAATTAGTCTCATGTGACAAAAAGTATGCATTAGTTTTTATTCCATTAAGTGGGAATTTTCAATTAGGGCATTAGCAACGGAGCGCCCTATAGGGTCTAATGGGACAAAAAGTATGCATTAGTTTTTATTCCATTAAGTGGGAATTTTCaattagggcattagcaatgggtcgccctatagggcgccctatgcaccgccacatcatcattttattctcatacccttccacctgcagtggggcgccctataggccgccctataggtttcaatattgttttgttaatttaaGCCGCCCTccggactattcggacttgtgtattcaccggaatccattttatagtgtaatttgagagTGGAAATGTGAATGGAAATGTTAAAAATGTGAAtgtggggtagggggtatttatataaaaataattttcgaattaaaaaaataaaaacaaaaacgcgttgcatcgttcgcgtcgcccacagtgggcagacgatgcatcgggcatcatccgcacacccacagtggcggacgatgacacgccCGAGCAGGTGTAGTTCCAATTTGACACGTCATTTTCCTGCAATTTAGGCCTTTtataagggcatccgcaatggggcggacgaggcgcgcccgatgcccttttataagggcatccgcaatggggtgGACGATGGCGCGCTCGAGGCagcgggcggcctatcgtctgCCCCATTGCGGATACCCTTATAAAAGACCTAAATTGCAGGAAAATGACGTGTCAAATTGGAACTACACCTGCTTTTCTTTGACTCAAATTCCGAGTTCCAATAATATGAGTACTATTATTAATCCGCCAATGagtatatttgaaaaaaaaatcttaaaaaaatctgaaattgAACAAATTGTGTTTATGTTACAAGTCTTTTCTTAGGCCgtagtttatttatttaattaattctagATTTGGTGCAccatattcaattgatttttacaaaatgtgACAAGAAACTACTCCATAAAGATAACAACGAGTCAATAACTATAGTATTGAAGGCTCAAAGCTCAATTACTCAACCAATTCATCCCAAAAGGGAAAAACCATTACATAAAAAGGCCAGCAAGATAAAGGCAGCAACTTCAACACTGAGCAATTTACAGTCAAAATAACTGACACATCCAATCAATGTTTACTGAAACCAAAAATGAAGGTTGCAACAATCTACTTATAAAAGAATCCAACTCTTAACTCACAAATCTCACATCCATCAAATTcccagaaacacacacacatgaTGCAAAATTCTTATTAAGGTAATCAATTTGCTGTGAATTCAATGATCCAAGAAAGAATACCATCTTCCAATTCTCTTCTCAGAAACATTAATAAATGTACAAAATTACAGGGGAGAGACAGCAAATTTCTTTCCAAAAATCCCATCATTCTTTTTTCCTTCTATGCTAACAATAAGCTGAAAAAACAATCCACCAGAAAAATGCTGGAGTTTGTTGTGCTAATTAATTATTATGTGTAgatttgatatcattttcattcaGCTCTTTGTACAGCAGTCTTGAAGAGCAGGATGTATAGCTTCTGATCCATGGAGAAATACATAAATCCACCCACTGAATGTGTCACAAATGACCCAAAACTGGTCCCTACTATGCAGTGCCAAGCAGGTCCATATACCCCATCAAACTCCTGTCAAAAGCAACACATCATAACTATCTCATCAATGCTATTAGGATAGTTATGCATATCACtctgtatgtgtgtgtgtgtgtgttttaacTCTAGATATTTCACAACATTTAATGGGAATCTAAAGAAACCGATGAAAGCCCTCATCATAATCAATCAAGAAGATTGATTTAGGGCTAATAACTGATTGAACTTGGTTACCTTTTTAAGTGTGAAAGCTAGAGTCTTGGAAGTGAATTTTTCCAAGCTATCATGCGCCTTTCTTGCACAATTGACAGCATGAACCTGCATGAACGGCGGCATATCGACGGCCACAACCTTCACGCCGCTGCAGGAGAGGAAATCAGCGAGCTCGACTTGCGAGCTGCAGAAGgatctccttctccctccgccaCTGACGGTTGGAGGGATCGAGGAGAGAGAGTTTCTTCCCCTCACAGCTTCTTGCTGCAGCCCCTTCAGCTTCTCCTTCTCCACATCGATCTCGTCGAAAGACGACATTTTGGGGTCTTTCTTGAAAGAGGGCTTCTTTAAATCGTCGCCCTCCTTCTTCAGCTTCTCCTTCTCCACATCGATCTCGTCGAAAGATGGCATCTTGGGGGCTTTCTTGGAAGAGGGCTTCTTCAAATCGTCGCCCTCCTTGTCCTTGTTGAATTTGGAGCTCACCACCAGCTGTTTCTTCTCGACGATTTTGTCTTGGGCGGAGAAAAAGGCGCCATTTCTGGCGTGGTGAAGGCTGCTGGATTTGGTGAGGGTGGTGCAGGATGTGTCGTGGAGATTTGGGGGGTCGGGTTGGGGGTGGGGGGAGAAGTGCTTCTTGTTGTTTGTGTAGAGCTTGGAGAAGCGGTGGGAGATGCTCTGGATGGTGGAGGGTGGGGCGGCCACGGCGGGATCTGGGAGGGGGTGcgggtggcggtggcggtgggcGGCGGTGGAAGAAGGGTTGggtttgggttttcttgatgTGGGATCCATGGCTGCTGCTAAAATGCGCCTATGGCTCTGGGATAGAATGTGAAAATGGGGCTATGGAATGGTGTTGGGAAGATTAACTCTTCAATAGGGTACACTGTGTGTGTGAAAAAgtgagagacagagagagttgTAACTTGTACATATGGATGGgaatggatcccctgctgtgctcccACCACAGCAGGGAGTGCTGTGCTCTCACAGCccaattaaaaaagtaaaatttaattaatattttaatattttattttattaataaaatattgtgCTAGAGCACAGCACTCTCTGCTGTGGTGGGAGtacagcaggggatccattccccatatggaTGTGGACTATACTTGCAATTGCAATGAGATCTGTGTGTTGGGATTGGTTCTAAAATGCGCTGGGGGAGAAGGGGGCCAAATGAGGCATTTCGGTGTTTGTTGACTGTTGACTGGATCTGCATCCCGCATCATGTGGTACTGTGTGCATTAGCAGTGGTACCTGGAATTTTCATGTGATGAATTTCTGTTTAGCGAAGGTATAATTTGAAGCTACCGAACTTTAACAACCCATTCattcatttattatttattcCTATTCATTTAAATGCTGCGGTTTCTGGAATTAATGCAGTctttgtttcttgatttgggAGGGTAAAACATATTGTTAGGATCTCAAGAATAGGACAAGATTTTTATGAATCTAAAAATGGTAGCTACACATTGGGTTGGAATATTTTCTTATGTATAGAAATGAGTTCTTCAATGTTTTCGAGGTTGGTGAACTGATTAATTTCTTCTCGTTCTTCaatattttgaatataaataaacacataAGTATCGAATCTTGgtaaaaaaatctattttgcATAATAACGAAAGAAATCTACTACTGTAAGTAAACTTTGGACTTATATGTGTGATCGATATATCTCATAGTATTAACATTCTAACATTGGATTGTCaagatataaaatataaatcaagTTCAGTTGCAAAATTAAAAGTAATACACaagcaaaaaaaatttattgtgtTTTTAGTTGTCAACATTCgataatttaatactcctatatactCTAGCTATCAAAATtcgtataaaaaaataaaaaatagtactactacataTTTTACTCTTCATTAGTAGTTCTTAAAATTATTATGTTTATAAGCAAAAAAAAGCTGCATTATAACGAGCAAAATAAAGAGTGACAATATTTACagtgaaaaattcaaaaataatcttatttagcgATAtcttaaaatatgaatatacaGACATTTATTCAAGATCAGAGAAAGTAGATAAACTCAATGTACAATATCAATATTGCTTTTTACGTGGAGTATATATTACTCGTTCACTGTccataataaagtaagaaatagatAGAGACAAAAAATTATTGGAATACTGTTAGAAAAATATAGAGCATATGCATATATCATTAGAGAGAAACATACTCTAAATCTTTTGAGATTAGTTTTTATGAACATgccaaatttgaaaaaaaaaaactattgatTATGGAcggttaataaaaaaattgaataaagttatttatgaaaaaaataaaatctagtGTCGTTCTGGTGAAATAACACTATAGGAATATCCAAATTAATATGTATAAACAAATCCACTTTCAACAAATGGTATTTTACTTATGTGACTCCCACTTATGCAGTAATTGTTAGGCCAACAACAGCCTCTCCTTCGACTTATTTGCATGTTGTGGGCCTTTTAGGCACtctttttaaattatgtttaataTAATACTGTACAATAAAATTCGAGAAATTCAATTATTGTTTTCAATAAAATGCCAAGATTTGATTAAAAAGTTTCGAAcaattaaacattcaaatgataatgAAAAGATGTCCGTTGCCAAGAAGGCAAGAACTATTTGGTCAATGAATTTTATAGATGCATTTTGAAATTTGACTCTCACACGTGTACAGGTTGTAATTAGTAGTGGTGGGAATTCCCAAATTAATCACCTCCTAGTTATTGTTAATCACTACTCcactttttaattaaaattaaaactatgATTGGGATGTAACAGGCGGTGATTAGGGTTTTAAACTTGAGTTTTATTCGATATAATTATCATTATACTCGTGTTGTTAAGTGCATTACATACATAAGTAACTTCGAATCATTTTATTGCAAATTAGTGTCTCATTTTCTGAACGCACACTgtcattaattatatttttattgtaaaataTGGAGGACGAATGCCGTAACAATAAagttgaagaatcaagaaagtGGGTCTCTAATTAtaagaaataaattatgaatTGATAGAACCAATTTCTTTTATGCATGAAAGCTACATGAATCAATAATATACTATTCATTTCATTAAATTAATGTGGACCACTCTTTGGTTTATACACAGCAACACGGAACTCTCCATCATCAACTCTGTCTCTACATTATTTACTCAGAAAATGGTCCCTGCACCCACAACAATAAATATActaataatactagtagtaactAATTATCATTGTGTACCTATAATTTCTGTCCCTTTCAATCTTCCTAATATTTATTTCTACAAGTGAATTTGAGTGTTTTCATTTATGGCTTTTAACAGTAATTAAAGATGTCTTCATTAATAACCATAAAATAATGACATTCAATCTTTCCTCTCTTCATGAAAAAATACTTTAGATGGATATGGGTacaaaactaaaaacaaactAAAGGATGAGAATAGATGATCATTGCGCTGGTGCAGGAAACACACACAGAATCATTCTGGAAACATAATATTTGTTTATCTACAAACAAAGAAACAGATAAGAAAAGAGGGAAGAAATTTGAATGTAACGCACACACTGGAATCTACAATCATCAATGAGATGAAGTATGGAATTGCACAGGCTTTGTCCCTACAATATGATGGCATGAGATTATAATTCCTAAGAAGGGGCTACCACACCCTCAGATTTGTTCCCAAAATAAGGAAAGGAGAACatgattaatttttaaaatattcatctaaaTAAAACACTATCCACAACAGCATCACAATACAGAAGAGTAATAATTCGAATCTCATGTCCGATCCAATTCCTCCACCACCGCGAAACCCAGTTAGATCCCAAACGACGAGTTCTTACAAGTATTGTACATTCTCTCCGTCGTTCAGATCCCAGAATACAAACTAGGTACACTTGGAATCTTTGTGTCATAGCTCATAAAATGACACATAAGCAAAAGGGTTATATACCAATTATATGTGAATGCCAACTCAGTTGATTAATGGTACAACAGATTGACACACAGAAAAAATTTCCAAGATTGGGTTGATTTCACATGATAAACTCATTCCAATACTCCTAATTGTACAGGCAAATCATGCAAGGACAGATTATGCTTCATAATGGATATCTCTGCTTTCTATTTAACTACTATGTATTAAGAGCTTTTGGATAATGCCAGTCAGCTTAGTAGCGATGTGCAATGTGTGAGCTGCTACACTTTTAGTTCCATGGACTAGGGAGCCTGCCATCCCGAAAAACTGAAGTGCCTCCAGATGCTGCAGGAGATGGAGATGAGGCTATATAACTTGCTCCTGAAAGAGAAACTGATGGAGGTCCTTGCGCAGCAGGTGTGAACCGGGACGGACTGCCTGCAACTACTAGTGTAGTCCTGTAAGAATGGGGTACCTGCCACCATCAAACCAAGTTAATGCACTACATGACTAAAAGCTCTGGAAAAGTACGAGGCTCAGATCCACAGCCATAACGAGCCATGCAAGTTTCACAAGTTATCTGGAAAACTTTATAATCAAATAGACAGCAATTGCCAGATTGGAGTAAGACAGCTCTTTCTAGATAGGCAAACCTGAGGAATAAAGAGAAAAGAACAATCTAGTGGAGATTTGAACAAATACCGTGTTTGATACGGGCTTCCGCTGTTGGGAGTCAGAACATGGTGAACTACTGCTTGTACGAACTAAATGACGAGAATGCACATTATGGTTTGAAACACCATCAGCTTCTCCTCCCTCCAATTCACCACAATGATTTACGTCTTTTCCAATCCTGGGGGTATTGACCTTAATCATTGAACCTGAATCAGTTGTGTTATCAACTTGTAGTGGAAGAGGAGGGCGGCTTGGCATTCCTTGCGCACAATTCTGGCGCTTTAAGTGCTCTTCTGCACTCAGAATCTGCCAGAAGAAAATATACCACATGATTACAACCTTCCAGCAAGATTCAACATTAAAACCCAAAAAATCCAGAAGGCAAATGTTACCTGTTTAAGTACTTGTACTAGACTATGCTTTTTCTCATTCAGAACTTCCAACTTCTCCTTAACCTCCTTGGTTCTTTTATCCACATCAATTGCAGCATTTTCCATGTTGACTTTCTAAAATGTGATCAGAAAGAAATGAATAAGAATATGCAACAAGAGAAGAACAGATAATAGTTTGTTTGTAATTATACTAGCAGTGTTCAAAGGTCAAGATGGTTTGATTGATGTTGCTGATCTAAGGGATCATAAGCAACTATGCTGCATCTCATATCAGCTAGCCTACTAGGCATAATACAGTGTTCCAACGGGGAAGAAACAAATTTTAATCAGGAAGCAAGAAAAGAGCAGCAGGTATAACGCTTTGTACCAATTTTGTAGGCCAAAAATTGCTTCTTCAGTGAAGTAAGGCTTAAAAGAATTATGATAATGCTCAGATACAAATATATAAGGTCCCAATGTGTCAACAAGGTTCATCTCTTAATATATTCATTCTTGCACTAACAGAAACTTGACATCTAAACTCTGCAGATCTGCCTTTTGATAACCCTCAAAATGAGGCATGAGGAGACCCATCACCTAGCTTCATCCGGTAAGACATATACACAGACTATGAAAGAATCATGGTATACGCAAGTCCAACAAATCATTTAATTTGTCATAAGCAAATGTGATCCTTGATTGAGCGAACATGGAAATCTCATATACAAGCTTAACATTCTGTTGGCTATCATGATTAAAGCATCACCTTAAAGTTGAGCTAACTGGACTCACAAGACAATCTTCACAAATCCATAAAAAAAAGGTGGAAAAAGACAATGAATTGAAATCATAAATATAATTCTTCTTTTATAACATTAAACACCAATATTGAAAGTGAACCATGCTCTCTTAATTATTGTAAGCTATCCTGTAATATCAGCTCTGGAAAATTCTCTTTTTGGGAgatattggaaaaaaaaaagattcgCAGAATGTGaaccttttttattttatttctatgaATGGGAAACACGCCAATGATATCggcattcaaattaaaaaataatggaaGACGGCAAATAGAATTGGCATGTCTACTCCATTCTTTAAAGAAGCATACAAGGTGAAGTCTCAAAGTCCTCACCGGAATCTCCATTATGTGTTCACAACTCAGGTGTGACTCACTGAATGAAGAGCTGCAGTTCAAGGATGAGGAGGTGCTGGAGTCTCAAAGTCATCACCGGAATCATCTGCCAGCCACACATCTCGCCTCGATCCGACCCACCTCCATGTGCAGATTTCTTCCGTCACGCCAATAAGACTGGCTTCTTTAAAAAGATGGAGCAGACACACCAAATCTATTGGCGCTTTCCAATTTCAATTAAACACGCAAATAAAAACGACGTCTTCCATTATATTTTGCCAATTCTATTGCCATTTTCCAATTTTAACTAAACACGCCAATACAGATGCGTCTTCCATTATTGTTTTAATCGAACATGCCAATAGCATTGCCGTTTTTTCTATTGAtagaaataatagaaaaaaaggTTAACCTTTATTCAAAGATCTCCCAAAAGGAAAAAATTTCCCAGCTCTACTACATATTTCCTTGCTTTGTAATCTTTTACCCCTGAAATTTTCCCAGCTCTACTACATATGAACATAAAATCCATTAACACTTAGCAACCACTGAAATTTCTACATATCACACAAACGCAAAAATGAGCTAACAAAGCCTAATTAGACCACCAAAAACCTACTACAATATAAGCAATAAAGCAATGAACAATCATTCCCATCAATTTCAAAATAAGATTCAGAAACAGAGAGGCAGCAACATAATACCTCGACCGCCTTATTCAGCGGAACCTCTGGTGCACCGTCGTTCATGACAGTCTCCGCATCCTCCTTCAAAGCCAAAACATTATCCCTCTCCACCAATTTTCGCAAACACCCTTTTCCTCCTCCATCTATCGAAATCTCATCCACCTCCTTCTCCCCTTCTCCCTTCATGAAGTGCTCCTTTACAATCAAGTCAGAATTCGAGCAGAGTTTATCAACATGATTACCATCACCAATTCCAGTCGCTGTATTACGCACGGGGTTCGGACCAAAATTGCCACAGCTGTGGTTGGAATTTTGGGCGGGGGCAGGCGAAGGGTTAGGGTTCGAAACTGTTGCTACGCGGGAAAGGGCTCTAGctcggcggaggaggaggatttTGAATTCTTTGAGTGAAATTTTGGGGGCGGGGCTGGGCCATCGGTGAGTCACGCCGGTCACCTTGTGGAGGTTGCCTTTGTACAGTGATATCGCCACCAtttccttctctcttcttcccctttccctctctctctctttctgctTATTGTGATCACCTTGTGAAGTTtgtcttttattttactctctttcattttattaattgagGGCTCGTTTGATATATTGATGATGGCAAGATAGGGCCCAAATAATGATAAATATCTGCAAATTTCAGGTGTTTGATAACAagtattataatcataatgGGCCTTGTTTTTTTGCAAAAGCCCAACTCGGCCAACAAATTTTGAAAGCAAAATACACTGATATATATCTACAACACTACAGCATTTTGTGGGTTAGCACTGTAGCATCAAGAAGTGTACACAGTTTCAAAAAAATATCCCTTTCATACCTATCTTGCTGGAGCCTCATTTTGTGATACATTCTTGAAGTCTGACGAAATCCATCAAAATTACTTCATGGAATGGTAAGAATTCAAAATGTTGGGTGAGACCGACGAAGTTGGTTCAGCGCTCCTCGATCCCTGTGATTTAGTAATTTTTTGTTTCCTAGAGTGAAGGAGTGTATGAGTTTTTTTGGGGATTTTAATTGGAACAGATTTTTGCCTTGTAGGTGTTTGAAGAATTGCTTCTTAGTGGTTTCCAACCGTGCACGACGAGCTCCATCAAAGATGTCAGCAGAACCTGTTCCTCACGATCACTCCACATACGCCTAGTCCGATCAATTTTGGGTTGTTTCAATTCAACCTACCAGTAGCTACTCCTATCACACAACATTTGAAAACACAAATAACTCATCACCAATAATGAAGCGGACTAAATAAATGACAATATCCAGACTCCAACTACAAACCTCCAGAAGCAGGAGCTGGGTCCACACTTGCTTTGTAACGCTGAAAAGCATCCATGCTTCCTGAACCAATCAGAACGGATTTTAGGATTTATAACATactgaaaaatattttatggaAACAAACCAAGAAATAGCAAATAAATTTCATTAACAAGTGAGTATAAGAGGGACATTGGACAGGGAAAACTCGCATCAGACATGCGAACTGCAGTAAGAGAATCGTTACAAAATTCTAGTGTAAAATCATAGATTACCTTGCAAACTCATATGAAGTAAAATGCGGAAGATAAGAGGGAAATTTGGACAAGGAATTG
This genomic interval from Salvia splendens isolate huo1 chromosome 13, SspV2, whole genome shotgun sequence contains the following:
- the LOC121760051 gene encoding uncharacterized protein LOC121760051, with the protein product MDPTSRKPKPNPSSTAAHRHRHPHPLPDPAVAAPPSTIQSISHRFSKLYTNNKKHFSPHPQPDPPNLHDTSCTTLTKSSSLHHARNGAFFSAQDKIVEKKQLVVSSKFNKDKEGDDLKKPSSKKAPKMPSFDEIDVEKEKLKKEGDDLKKPSFKKDPKMSSFDEIDVEKEKLKGLQQEAVRGRNSLSSIPPTVSGGGRRRSFCSSQVELADFLSCSGVKVVAVDMPPFMQVHAVNCARKAHDSLEKFTSKTLAFTLKKEFDGVYGPAWHCIVGTSFGSFVTHSVGGFMYFSMDQKLYILLFKTAVQRAE
- the LOC121761371 gene encoding uncharacterized protein LOC121761371, which codes for MVAISLYKGNLHKVTGVTHRWPSPAPKISLKEFKILLLRRARALSRVATVSNPNPSPAPAQNSNHSCGNFGPNPVRNTATGIGDGNHVDKLCSNSDLIVKEHFMKGEGEKEVDEISIDGGGKGCLRKLVERDNVLALKEDAETVMNDGAPEVPLNKAVEKVNMENAAIDVDKRTKEVKEKLEVLNEKKHSLVQVLKQILSAEEHLKRQNCAQGMPSRPPLPLQVDNTTDSGSMIKVNTPRIGKDVNHCGELEGGEADGVSNHNVHSRHLVRTSSSSPCSDSQQRKPVSNTVPHSYRTTLVVAGSPSRFTPAAQGPPSVSLSGASYIASSPSPAASGGTSVFRDGRLPSPWN